From the genome of Cognaticolwellia beringensis, one region includes:
- a CDS encoding GGDEF domain-containing protein, with translation MIQFFSGFKSSAISLIAFFVAFILISKFQSYWFAKINLIEQVLYGIFAITIMLSGYFNRSRLALAAITLLVFYATLSQALPWQSWVFTHGEWLVLTGAGMLSVLSVIKDRGLLSIHGFYRLVLMMCVGIASYFWFDIADFLVAKFTHIKQLTPWLKYLSVELPLVIFSLLLVWRCVREKSLVTTALLTSYCIWLGQYYQLITLPWSVLLSLMILHYFFAVVVDSYFLAYRDELTTLPSRRALNQLSLSLGRKYTLAMLDIDHFKKFNDTYGHDIGDQVLKLVASKLAQVKGSGKVFRYGGEEFTIVFPGKTTEQAKPALEAVRQAVEDYKIVIRQEQRQTKQARSNKKNSQVKTVSVTISIGLAARSSKLSFDETLKLADQALYRAKKSGRNNVSE, from the coding sequence TTGATTCAGTTTTTCAGCGGTTTTAAAAGTAGTGCTATCAGTTTGATTGCTTTTTTTGTAGCCTTCATACTAATCAGTAAATTTCAAAGTTATTGGTTTGCTAAAATCAATCTCATAGAGCAAGTACTTTATGGCATATTTGCCATCACTATCATGTTATCTGGCTACTTCAATCGTAGCCGACTGGCGTTAGCCGCAATAACTTTATTAGTATTTTATGCCACGCTTTCACAAGCATTACCTTGGCAATCATGGGTGTTTACTCATGGCGAATGGTTGGTACTTACTGGTGCAGGTATGTTGTCGGTCTTAAGTGTCATTAAAGATAGAGGGTTACTGTCGATTCATGGCTTTTATCGCCTTGTATTGATGATGTGCGTTGGCATTGCTAGTTACTTTTGGTTTGATATTGCTGATTTTTTAGTCGCCAAGTTTACCCATATTAAGCAACTTACGCCTTGGCTGAAATACCTATCTGTCGAATTACCCTTAGTGATTTTTTCCTTATTATTGGTGTGGCGATGTGTCCGTGAAAAAAGCTTAGTAACCACTGCTTTGTTAACCAGTTATTGTATTTGGCTTGGGCAATATTATCAGCTGATTACACTGCCGTGGAGTGTGTTATTAAGCTTAATGATCTTACATTACTTTTTTGCTGTGGTGGTTGACTCATATTTTTTGGCTTATCGAGATGAACTAACCACGTTACCTTCTCGTCGAGCGCTTAATCAATTGTCTTTATCGTTAGGTCGAAAATACACTCTTGCTATGCTTGATATTGATCACTTTAAAAAATTTAACGACACTTATGGTCATGACATTGGTGATCAAGTGTTAAAACTGGTGGCTAGTAAGTTAGCGCAAGTTAAAGGCTCAGGTAAAGTTTTCCGTTATGGTGGTGAAGAGTTTACGATTGTATTTCCGGGTAAAACTACCGAGCAAGCAAAACCTGCATTAGAGGCGGTAAGACAGGCAGTTGAAGACTATAAAATTGTTATTCGCCAAGAACAGCGACAAACTAAACAAGCACGTAGTAACAAAAAAAATAGCCAAGTTAAAACCGTCAGCGTCACCATCTCAATCGGGCTTGCAGCGCGTTCATCAAAGCTAAGTTTTGATGAAACGTTAAAGTTAGCGGATCAAGCATTATATCGCGCGAAAAAATCTGGTCGTAATAACGTTAGTGAATAA
- a CDS encoding DNA recombination protein RmuC — MNSIFNSPWLALDNFPTLITITLVLLCSLVIIVFVLLRQIKTSRTSFLTQQQLLQQLAEKVNLSYEVSASNQQQLQQQLSFNHQQLANKQSELKTYFEQQISDFKLKLLRQHGEQGEKQAQQLYSHSEQLKKTLYEHHVAFNNNQRTATEQLTTQLTATSKLGREEMAKSLHLSSEQMAKRIDELTVSTDNRLKDISGQVEKRLADGFEKTTKTFNDILQRLALIDDAQKKITELSSNVVSLQEVLSDKRSRGAFGEVQLNALIRNVLPEQHFSLQHTLSNGKIADCILFLPEPTGNVVVDSKFPLESYKKMADNTLGEFERKAAERQFKLDIKKHVNDISDKYLIEKETADGAVMFIPAEAIFAEIHAHHSDLVDYANKKRVWLASPTTLMAILTTARSVLKDEATRKQIHVIQAHLTHLSADFARFKGRFANLAKHIDQAASDVKQIHTSADKISSRFEKIEQVELKPEEKEESVAISAD; from the coding sequence ATGAATTCTATATTCAACTCCCCTTGGTTAGCTTTAGATAATTTTCCGACCTTAATTACTATCACGCTAGTGCTACTGTGTAGCCTAGTTATAATTGTTTTTGTTTTGCTTCGACAGATTAAAACGAGCCGAACTTCCTTTTTAACTCAGCAACAATTATTGCAACAATTAGCTGAAAAGGTAAACCTGAGTTATGAAGTTAGCGCTAGCAATCAGCAGCAATTACAACAACAGTTAAGTTTTAATCACCAGCAATTAGCGAATAAACAAAGCGAACTTAAAACCTACTTTGAACAGCAAATTTCTGATTTTAAGTTAAAGCTTTTACGTCAACATGGCGAGCAAGGCGAAAAACAAGCGCAGCAACTTTATAGTCATAGTGAACAGCTGAAAAAAACTTTATATGAACATCATGTGGCCTTTAACAATAATCAACGCACGGCTACTGAGCAATTAACCACTCAACTTACCGCTACATCTAAGTTAGGCCGAGAAGAAATGGCTAAATCACTGCATTTGTCTAGTGAGCAAATGGCTAAGCGAATTGATGAGCTAACCGTTTCGACAGACAATCGCCTGAAAGACATTAGTGGTCAGGTCGAAAAGCGTTTGGCTGATGGCTTTGAAAAAACCACCAAAACGTTTAATGACATTTTGCAACGATTAGCCTTAATAGATGATGCACAGAAAAAAATTACTGAACTCTCCAGTAATGTGGTGAGTTTGCAAGAGGTGTTGTCAGACAAACGCTCGCGTGGTGCATTTGGTGAAGTTCAGCTTAATGCTTTAATTAGAAATGTCTTACCAGAACAGCATTTTTCGCTACAACATACCTTGTCGAATGGTAAAATTGCTGACTGTATTTTATTTCTACCTGAGCCTACAGGAAACGTAGTCGTTGACTCGAAATTTCCGTTAGAAAGCTATAAAAAAATGGCTGATAATACTTTAGGTGAGTTTGAACGTAAAGCGGCAGAGCGCCAATTTAAACTCGATATTAAAAAGCATGTTAACGATATTAGTGACAAGTATTTAATTGAAAAAGAAACCGCTGATGGCGCGGTCATGTTTATTCCTGCCGAAGCTATATTTGCCGAAATACACGCACATCACAGTGACTTGGTTGACTATGCCAATAAAAAGCGAGTGTGGTTAGCCTCGCCAACGACATTAATGGCAATTTTAACCACCGCACGTTCGGTATTAAAAGACGAAGCAACACGTAAACAAATACATGTTATTCAAGCACATTTGACCCATCTTTCTGCTGATTTCGCACGTTTTAAAGGGCGCTTTGCTAATTTAGCAAAACATATTGATCAAGCGGCGAGCGACGTAAAACAAATTCATACATCAGCAGATAAAATTAGTAGTCGTTTTGAGAAAATAGAGCAGGTAGAATTAAAGCCAGAAGAAAAAGAAGAGAGCGTCGCTATTTCGGCTGATTAA